GGTTGCAGGTAAAATTACTTACCAGCCAGTTCCATAACTTGAGCGGTGAAGGGGTTGGCGAACAGAATGATCATCGCTACAACGAAAACGTAGATAGCGAGGGACTCGATCATCGCCAGACCGATCATCATAGTGGTCAGGATTTTACCACTTGCGCTCGGATTGCGAGCAACACCTTCAACGGCAGATTTGATAGCCAGACCTTGGCCCAGACCAGTACCGAAAGAACCAATAGCCATACCGAAACCAGCTGCGATCATGCACCATGCGAAAAATGTCATTGCTTTTCTCCTTGAAACAAAAAATGTGGGTTATTTTTCCTATATGATATAGGACCGATCAAAACGTGAATCACGTTGAGATTATTAGTGTGCCTCTTCCAGAGCCCCGGCAATGTAGATCATGGCCAGCAGGGTGAAAACAAACGCCTGGATAAACGCGACCAGGATACCCATCATCATCATAGGGATCGG
This is a stretch of genomic DNA from uncultured Desulfuromonas sp.. It encodes these proteins:
- the atpE gene encoding ATP synthase F0 subunit C, which codes for MTFFAWCMIAAGFGMAIGSFGTGLGQGLAIKSAVEGVARNPSASGKILTTMMIGLAMIESLAIYVFVVAMIILFANPFTAQVMELAGK